TTTGGTCCATCTCCGGCAATCACAACAGAACTTAAGCTTGGCTGGCACGTCCAACTTTGCCTCAAGGTAGTGTTGAGGCCGCTTGCTGCTGCTTTGGTAAGCTTTTCCCGGCTTCGCGCCGGTCTTGCACCGCGGTAACAACCATGTCAAAGACTTCTAATTGAATTGCCAGTTTGGCTTCCATCTCAACCTTCTCCTCGGAGCAGGGTAAAGAAATTTACGCGGGTCGATTCCACTTCTGCCGCCGCTGCTTGCCGATTCGCCTGAGCCGATACCTGTAACGGTTGAATCACCTGCCGCTCCACACGGTCCTGCCAGTCAACCTGTTGGAGCAGCGCATCACAAACGGCGGCAAGTTCGGCATGGCGAAGGGAGCGTCCGGCCACATAGCCGAAGCCGGTCAAAGCTTCTTCATTCGTCGGCGTTCCCGACGCTGATGGCACTAATTGCACCACACAGCGAACGATCGTCATCTCCCCCAGGTTGAACGGCTGCCCGGTTCCCTCAGCTCGCCCACGCACCATCGCCAGCCCGATTTCGGGCGATCGCAGAAATTCATAGGCCGGCAAGTCACCCAGCGAGGTTACACCGGCTTCCAACTCAGACAAAGCTGCCTTGGCCAAAACCGAGATCCAGCCCGATCTCGATAAGCCCGTTAGCGTCATGGTTCGCGCTGCGTTCAACATCACTTAATCAAAGGTTAACGGGAACTTGAATTCGTCTAGATGTCTAGATGAATTATGAGGCATAATTGAATGCAATGCAATGCCCTTATCCTGTTTCTATTCGCGTCTAAGTCTCTAAAACCGTTGTTACATGCGCCAAGATGCTCTGCCTCTGTATTTGCAAATTGCCGACGAACTGCGGCGAAATATTAATGATGCGGTGTTTAAGGTGGGCGATCGACTGCCGACGGAAAGTGAGCTGAGCGAACGGTTCGGGGTCAATCGTCACACCCTACGGCGGGCGATCGAGGTGCTGCGGCAAGAAGGCATGGTTGAAGTCGAACGCGGCCGGGGCACCTTTGTGATGGCTGACCCGATCGCTATGACCATTGGTAAGCGGGTTCGCTTCACAGAAGCGCTCAAGGCGCAATCCCTCCAGCCCCACTGGCAGGTACTTCGGGCGCTGGAAATTCCGGCAGATGCCAAATTGGCTAAGCAGTTAGAGATCGAGATCGGAGCCGCCGTGGTGGTGTTTGAACGGCTTAGTTCCATTGACGCTATTCCGCTCGGTCTTTCCACTAGTCACTTCCCCAGTCAGCGATTTCCAGGGTTGCTGGAGCATTGCCAAACCTCTCGTTCGGTCTCAAAGCTTTTGCAACAGGAATATGGATGCGATCACCTGCGGCGGCAAACCCGTCTTTCTGCCCGCGTAGCACAAACAAGCGATGCTCGACTGCTTAAAATGCCAGCCAATCAACCCATTCTCCTGTCAGAGTCGATCAACGTCGACCAGAAGGGGGCGGTCATTGAATATGGGGTGACTCGCTTGCGGGGCGATCGCATGGAACTCGTGCTGGAAAACGAAGACGATTCCATGTAAAAACTCGGTTGCAGAAGGAGCTTGAATGCAGCCCTTAAACAACCCTTTACTTAAGCTTAACCGCCAGTACAATCAATCTTAAACTCGCGATCGGATGATGCATTTGGCTTGTAGCGGATTACAGCTGTAAAAGTTGTCTGGGCATCCTACACCTACATTAAACACATCCTTGTTAGATGTGTTGAAGGTGATGAGATGTCGAAAAGTCCGGCGTCTTAACGTTCAACGGTCAAACCACTGTCATGCGATTAGCTACGGAGTCTGCTTTAGAGAACGCTTTTGCCGCTCCTGCGGTGCAGGTTCGGAAATTAACAAAATCGTTCAAAGGACGTGCTGCTCTCAGCTCTGTTGACTTAAACATTGCGGTAGGAGAGATGGTGGCCTTGGTTGGGGCTTCGGGGTCAGGGAAGTCTACTCTGTTGCGCAATCTGAACGCGTTGCATCAAGCAGAGGTTGGCACCGTAGAGATTTTTGGCAGCCCCCTGCAAGTAGATGGAAAGCTGCACTCCAAGACAAGACAGCTCCGCAGCCAAATTGGCTTTATTTTTCAGCAATTTAATCTGGTTAATCGGTTAACCGTGCTGGAAAACGTTTTAGTGGGCGGGCTCTCTCAAGTTCCACTCCTACGTTCGTTGCGCCGTGGCTTCAGCAAAACTGAAAAGCTACGGGCGCTCTCGGCACTGGAACGAGTTGGCATTTTGGATCAAGCTTACAAACGAGCTTCAGCTCTGTCCGGCGGTCAGCAGCAGCGAGTGGCGATCGCCCGCTGCTTGATGCAGGGAGCGCAAATCATTTTGGCTGATGAGCCAATCGCCTCGCTAGATCCTGAATCAGCCCGCAAGGTAATGGAACTGCTAACTTGCTTGAATGAGAGCGAGGGGATCACCGTGGTCACTTCCCTGCACCAAATCCAAATGGTGCGGCGTTATTTCAAGCGAGCCGTAGCATTACGCGATGGTCGAGTTCGTTTCGATGGTCTCATGATTGATTTGGACGACCGCCAATTAAACGAAATCTACGGTGCTGCTGCTGAAGAGTTAGTTCGCAGCGGTCATGGTGAAGTGTTCACGGCGTCCAAAGCATATTGATCTGCTGCCCTTACCGTCCTAAAAATTGCCGTCAATATGGTACGTATTGAGCGGTGTCATTTAGTTGAGTTGAAATTCGCACAAGGATCGATCCATGACATATTCGACACTAACAAGAGTAGCGGCTCGTCTTACTTTGCTGGTCACTGGAGCCGCATTAATTGCAAGCTGTGGCGGCACCCCAACCCCAGATGAATCAGGTAGCGATACCACTGCCACCGCCGAGGCATCCGGTGATGCTTGTGCTCCTGAAATTGCTGAAATTGACTTCGGTATCATTTCCACCGAATCTCAGACCAACTTGGAAGAACTATGGGAACCGTTCTTGGCTCTTATGTCCGAGGAAATGGGACGCCCAGTGAACAGTTTCTATGCCACCGATTATGCCGGTGTGATTGAAGCGATGGGTGCTGGCAAGATTCAAATTGCATGGTACGGCGGCAAGTCTTACATCGAAGCAGCTAAGCGCTCTGGTGCGGAAGCCTTTGCTCAAACTGTGGATAGCGATGGTTCCAAGGGGTACTACGCACACTTGGTAACCAATGTTGATAATCCGATCGTCTCTGAAATCGATCTTGAAGCAGGAGACGGAGATCGGTACGTCATTGAAAATGCGGCTGAATTGACCTTTGCCTTCAACGACCCGAACTCAACTTCTGGCTTCTTGGTACCTAGCTACTATGTCTTCGCCCAGAACGGGGTTAATCCGAATGAAGCCTTCAGCGAACTGATCTTTGCCGGTAGCCACGAAGCAACTGCGCAAGCTGTAGCCAACAATCAAGTTGATGTTGCTACCAACAACAGTGAATCGATGTCTCGTCTGCAAAAAACTGATGCTGAGGCGTTTGAGCAGGTGCAAATTATTTGGACCTCGCCTCTCATTCCTAGCGATCCAATCGCCTACAAAAGCGATCTTCCGGATTGTTTGAAGGAGGAGTTCCAAGACTTCTTCTACAATATTTCCGATGAATCGGTGTTAGGACCTTTGGATTGGTCTCGTTTTGATGAAGCTGGCGACGAGGATTGGAATCCTATTCGCGAGTTGGATATTGCACGGAAAATCGAAGAGATCAAGAACGACGGCGCTCTCAGTGAAGACGACAAAACCGCCAAGATTAAGGAATTAGGTAAGCAACTAGAGGAGTTGCAATAAGTTTCACAATACTCCTCCAAGACTTCCGCCTGAATTCAACCAGAGCGCGCTCATTTTTCCCGGGGTGAGCTAATCTTACCCCGGAAGTTTGTAAATTCCCAAGACTGACTAAGCAATTCGAATGACCAAAACTCATCGCGGTCGGTAAAAACCAGCCAAACAAACCGCTTGCCGACTTTTTATCATCATAATTAGCGATGTTTTCGCCTTAGCCTCGACTCAGTGGAGGCTTGAGTGAGATGCCTGTTGATCTGTCTGCTAAAACAGACTTGATGCATACGTAAACGATACCGAGAATTTTGTGTAGGATGATGCAAAATCAAGGGGATAGCGCCCCAACCCCAACCACCCAACCCTCAGCCGACGTTCGTCGAGTTATGGCAGAGGAAAAGCCCTTTTGGACAATTTGGAGTATTGGCGGACTCCTTCTAAGTATTGCGATTCTTCTTTATTCAGGCATTATCAGCGACCTTAGTTTTGTTGAGCTGATTGAAGGCACGGGTTCGATGGTCAACTTGATCTTGAAGTTTTTTCCACCGGACTTCCTTCGATGGTGGAGCTACTTCCAAGCAACGATCGAGACGATCGCAATGGGAATTTGGGGAACTTTACTGGCGGTGATTGTCGCGATTCCCTTATCAATTTTGGCATCAGAAAACGTTTGTCCCACTTGGGTGGTGTTCCCTACCCGCCGCATTTTGGATGCGATGCGGGCAATTAATGAGTTGGTGTTTGCCCTGATCTTCATCGTGGCAGTTGGACTCGGCCCTTTTGCTGGCGTATTGGCGTTGTTTATTCATACCGCCGGTACCCTAGGTAAGCTGTTTTCAGAGGCAATCGAGGCGATCGATCCTGGTCCGGTCGAAGGTATCCGAGCCACAGGCTCCAGCAAAGTTCAGGAAGTTATCTTTGGCATAATTCCGCAGGTGGTCCCGCTGTGGACATCTTTTACGTTGTATCGTTTTGAATCTAACGTGCGGTCCGCTTCGGTATTAGGGATTGTGGGCGCAGGTGGTATTGGGGTTGCGTTGTATCAGAATTTTCGGGCGTTCAATTACCAAAATGTTTCCGCAATTTTGATCATTCTGATCGTCACGGTGGGTGCGATTGATACGATTTCAGCACGTATCCGCAACCGATTGGTTTAAGTTTGGATGTATTGCCGCATCCCTTGGTTGGGTCTACACGCCATAGTGGTTGGGTCTACACGCCATAGATTTATTCAGATGGTTGCGGCAATCTTTACTCAGGTAGGAGAATATGACCCGTTTAACTTAGACTTATTAGTACTCTGAAAAGGGAAAGCTATTTTTGGCAGCAACTGCGCCGACAAGCTGCGTTCATAAACACTGTTAACTCATCCAAAATAGAAGATTAAATACCTAATGTAAGTACCCAATCAAAATACAATTGAGATTAATACCATGAACGGCGAATTACTGCTTTATCTGTTGCTGGGCGTGGGCGTGGGAACTCTCAGCGGGTTAATTGGCATCGGTGGTGGAGTACTAATTACCCCTGCGCTGATCTATTTATTTGGCTTCTCCCAACACCTCGCCCAAGGAACGACGCTCGCATTATTAGTTCCACCCATTGGCTTATTGGGAGCTTGGACGTACTTTGACAAAGGTCATGTTGACATTCGTGCCGCTGGTTTTATTTGTGTTGGCTTTGTCTTGGGTGGGTTGTTCGGTGCTAGGTTTGCTGTGGATTTACCCGAAGAGTTTCTGCGAAAAGCATTCGGTGTGTCGCTTATCTTAGTTGGGCTAAAAATGTTTACTAGCTAGCAATTGCATGCCATCAATATAGCACCCACAAGTTTATGGGTAGAATTTATGGTTAGATAGGTGTTATGGCTTCGATCTAAATAGAACGAAACCCCTTTTGCATTGCTGCGAACAATCTAGTTTATTGCAAAGCTTGGTTTGCCGTTTGCTCTATTTTTCTAGCTGCCTCAGCCTTGCGTTCGCTGTAGCGATCGGTCAATTCATCAACCTTGTCACGTAACAAAATCGTAAATCGATAGAGCTCTTCCATCACATCAATCACGCGATCGCGGTAGGGCGAGTCTTTCATTGTGCCGTCCTCGTGAAACTCTTGATAGGCTTTAGCTACAGAGGATTGATTGGGGATAGTAAACATGCGCATCCACCGTCCCAGAATCCGCATTGTATTCACAGCATTAAAGGATTGCGAACCCCCAGAAACCTGCATGACTGCAAGAGTTCGACCCTGAGTGGGTCGAACTGCACCTATACTGAGCGGAATCCAATCAATTTGGGTTTTCAATAGCCCCGAGATATTGCCGTGCAATTCTGGGCTAGACCAGACCTGGCCTTCCGACCAAAGTGACAGTTCTCTTAGTTCTTGCACCTTGGGATGGGTTTCTGGCTCTGCCCCATGTAAGGGCAAACCATATGGGTTGAAAAATTTCACCTCCGCGCCAAATTCTTCAATGATGCGGGCAGCTTCTTCGGCGAGCAAACGACTGTATGACCGTTCGCGCAATGAGCCGTAGAGGAATAGAATGCGGGGTTTACGATCTAAACTCATTTTGAATTGATAGAGTTGACAACAAATGTGTAAGAGCACTAGCAAACGAGCAGGGCATTGATATATGTCCCGGTTGGATTAGTGTGTGACTGGCACACCAAACTCTGCATCTTTAATCGCGATCGAACATTGATACTTGAGTTGGCGATCGCAGTCCGCTAATAGTGTCATAACTTCTACTTCACTTAACGCGGCTAGAGCTGGAGAAATTCGCACATACTGCTGGAGATATTCATAATAATATGCGTGGTGCTGAGCTTGAGTTAAATCTGGCGCGACTGACACGACAAAATCATAGGTTTCAATTGTCTTATTTTTCCCATTGCAATTGCCTTCGGTTAGATCGACTCTGTAGTCTTCGTAAGCTAAAAAGCAATGAATTTGGGGAATAAAAGCGAGTCCGTGAGGTGCTAGTAGCGCATTAACCCCGGTGACAATGTCATCATTCAGGCGATAGAAGCCGAGATTTTTACGTATGGGCAGATCGTGTTCCAGAGCCAAACGGGCGATCGCCCCATGCTTGGTGGTACAGGTTCCTCGCTCTTCAGCGAACAAAATTAGGGAGTCTTCATTACTGGAATTCACGCCATAGGGTAAATCTTTCGTCCACTGACAGGCTTCATGAAACGTGCTTACACCTTGCTGGAGATACTGCGCCGAAATAACACCGCGTTCTTGCAAGGTCACATCTGGCAATACCTGAATCGGTGACATTGACATTGAGTGCATCACAAAATCCTCCAAAAAATAACACGTAAAGCCCGAACACGGTCATATGGCTTGAAAATCTGTCTCCCTGAGCGGTAGAGAGTTTTCGGGTTAGGGCAATAATCTTGGGATGTATCCCAACAAACTGCTGGAAGGCATTTTTATATCACCGCTGTGTAAAGTAGTCCCGCCACAATCGAGCCCAGAAAAGCAAAGCCTAAATAGGCCATGAACACCGGCCTGCGCGCGAGTGCAAACACCGCAATCATAGCCGGAATGCTGGTTGCGCCGCCAGCCAGGAGGAAGGTCATACCCGCACCAGGGGACATGCCTTGCTGAATCAAGCCATCGACTAAGGGCAACGCCGCATAGCCATTGAGATAGGCTGGAATACCGACCAATGCCGCCGCCAAAATCGAACGTAAGCTGCTGTCACCCGCAATCGTTTGAATCCAGCCATCTGGCACATAAATAATCATCAAGCTTTCGAGCAGAAAAGCCAGCGCCAACCATTTACCCAAAAACCAGGCGTTCTTGCGCGCCCCTTCCCAAAATTTTTGCCGCCGCTCTGCTTCCTGCCAATACTGCCAAGCAACAGGCTTGGGATTGCGAACCCGATTGCCCCCGCACCCCCCATTGCCCACCCCTGCTTGAAGTGGATTGGCAAATGCCTGGGATGACCAACCCGATCCAATCAAGATCGAGGTTCCATAGCCACCCAATAAGCCAACCCCCACGGTAGCTATGGTTTTCGCGATCGCAAAGTGCAATCCCAAGGTGCCGACTGTAAGCACAAACATAGATGGATCCATTAATGGCGACGACAGCCAAAAGGCCATGACTGCAGCTACGGGCACCCCCATTGAGAGCAATGCCGCAATCAGGGGTATGACCCCACAGGAACAAAATGGCGAAAACGCCCCAAACATGGCTGCAAGGGGAATCATCACTGCCAGGCGACCTTGGAAGGCTTTGGCAATCAGGTTATCGGCTCCGCTCGCTGTGGCGTAGGCAGCAATGCCAATCGACAGCAGCAGAAAGAGGATCGTCTCCCATAAGTTTTTGAGCGTAAACCACAAGCTCGGACCGACCTGAGTCGGCACTAAAAACGCGAGTCCCAGCACAATCAGGGCGATCGCCAGCACGACGCGGTCAAGCTGTTGCAGGCTGCGCTGAAAGCGGGTCAAAACTTTGGCAGTCATGGGCGAACGTTCCTTGACGAATGCATTGCGGAATGGATGCTGATGAGACTAGTGAAAAGACGTTGAGGGCAATATGCTGAAGCTCAAATGCTTAGACCTTACTTTTGTATTTCGTGAAATATCGAATCAATGCCAAATCCTACATCGATGCTCATAAACTCAACTTGCCATTGCCATCGACCTGCCCAGGAAGTGGGTGAAGTTATGTCGTCCTTGAGCCAGGGTGCGGTGACGTCACCTCGACTCAATCTCGCTCAGTCAAGTCCAGATCGGCCACCGCAATGACCTGATTGCGAGTACAACATTCCTCAAACAAGAAATCAATCAGCGATCGCAGCACCTTAGGCTCCACCGCATACCAAATCCACTGCCGATCCTTTTGTGCCGTCACGATCCCGACCTGACGCAATTTATCCAAGTGATGAGACAGCGTCGGAGCCGCAACCTCCAACTCTTTTTGAATGTCCCCGGCAGGCAAGCCCTGGGGGTGCGCTGACAACAGCAACCGGACAATGCGCAGTCGCGAGGGTTGTCCCAGGGCAGCAAAGGCGCTGGCAATATCATCCGTTGTGGATGAGGAGGTATTTGGCATTTCCATATTTTGACAATAATCGAAATACATTGCAATGTCAACTAATTGGATGTGTCCTGTTCTGCAAATTCATCCCTCATCCCGCAGCCCCTTCAGTCACACGGGGCGAAGGGGAGCTGGATCGAGAGTCATTCTTGCCCGAAAGGAGGAATTTACCTCGGTGACAAGTCGGAGTTCGCCCGATATTACGGCCGCTATCCCATTGCGCGCAGTCAAGCACAATTTGCTGACCCGCAACGCAAACCGTCCAGAAAAGGTGCGATCGCCTGGCCGTGAAGATACTTTGGTCAGAACCTTCCGGGATTCTCTTTAAGCTGCATGATGGAAACCTCGCTGACGCCCGACGATCGCTGGGTTTCGAGGCAAGTGTCAAGAAACATGCCGCCGAACGGAAACCTGGCTGAACTTGCGACAATTGCTACAAAGCCGGTCTCGACTGTACTTGCCAACTTATCCTGACGGCGGTCGGAGAAATCGGTATGCAGCAACTGCGGATCGTCCGAATTCCTCAGAATGGTAAGGCAAGCTTAGCGGCAGTTTGAACAAAAGCTTGGCAGTCAGTCTGGCGATCGCTCAGCGAGAGTCATCGGGCGGCTTGGTAGCGATCGCCAACTGAACGCGATCCAGCTCGCGTAGGCGATCCATTACGGAAACAACTCTACCGTGGGGGACTGCTTCATCGGCGTTAATGACGATGAGGGTGTCAGCGTCAGGGACAAGGAGTACGCTCACTCGTGCGGTCAGGTCGGCTAAG
The window above is part of the Rubidibacter lacunae KORDI 51-2 genome. Proteins encoded here:
- a CDS encoding ArsR/SmtB family transcription factor — encoded protein: MYFDYCQNMEMPNTSSSTTDDIASAFAALGQPSRLRIVRLLLSAHPQGLPAGDIQKELEVAAPTLSHHLDKLRQVGIVTAQKDRQWIWYAVEPKVLRSLIDFLFEECCTRNQVIAVADLDLTERD
- a CDS encoding sulfite exporter TauE/SafE family protein, which gives rise to MNGELLLYLLLGVGVGTLSGLIGIGGGVLITPALIYLFGFSQHLAQGTTLALLVPPIGLLGAWTYFDKGHVDIRAAGFICVGFVLGGLFGARFAVDLPEEFLRKAFGVSLILVGLKMFTS
- the arsH gene encoding arsenical resistance protein ArsH, translating into MSLDRKPRILFLYGSLRERSYSRLLAEEAARIIEEFGAEVKFFNPYGLPLHGAEPETHPKVQELRELSLWSEGQVWSSPELHGNISGLLKTQIDWIPLSIGAVRPTQGRTLAVMQVSGGSQSFNAVNTMRILGRWMRMFTIPNQSSVAKAYQEFHEDGTMKDSPYRDRVIDVMEELYRFTILLRDKVDELTDRYSERKAEAARKIEQTANQALQ
- the phnC gene encoding phosphonate ABC transporter ATP-binding protein; the protein is MRLATESALENAFAAPAVQVRKLTKSFKGRAALSSVDLNIAVGEMVALVGASGSGKSTLLRNLNALHQAEVGTVEIFGSPLQVDGKLHSKTRQLRSQIGFIFQQFNLVNRLTVLENVLVGGLSQVPLLRSLRRGFSKTEKLRALSALERVGILDQAYKRASALSGGQQQRVAIARCLMQGAQIILADEPIASLDPESARKVMELLTCLNESEGITVVTSLHQIQMVRRYFKRAVALRDGRVRFDGLMIDLDDRQLNEIYGAAAEELVRSGHGEVFTASKAY
- the phnF gene encoding phosphonate metabolism transcriptional regulator PhnF, giving the protein MRQDALPLYLQIADELRRNINDAVFKVGDRLPTESELSERFGVNRHTLRRAIEVLRQEGMVEVERGRGTFVMADPIAMTIGKRVRFTEALKAQSLQPHWQVLRALEIPADAKLAKQLEIEIGAAVVVFERLSSIDAIPLGLSTSHFPSQRFPGLLEHCQTSRSVSKLLQQEYGCDHLRRQTRLSARVAQTSDARLLKMPANQPILLSESINVDQKGAVIEYGVTRLRGDRMELVLENEDDSM
- the phnE gene encoding phosphonate ABC transporter, permease protein PhnE, yielding MAEEKPFWTIWSIGGLLLSIAILLYSGIISDLSFVELIEGTGSMVNLILKFFPPDFLRWWSYFQATIETIAMGIWGTLLAVIVAIPLSILASENVCPTWVVFPTRRILDAMRAINELVFALIFIVAVGLGPFAGVLALFIHTAGTLGKLFSEAIEAIDPGPVEGIRATGSSKVQEVIFGIIPQVVPLWTSFTLYRFESNVRSASVLGIVGAGGIGVALYQNFRAFNYQNVSAILIILIVTVGAIDTISARIRNRLV
- the phnG gene encoding phosphonate C-P lyase system protein PhnG, with amino-acid sequence MTLTGLSRSGWISVLAKAALSELEAGVTSLGDLPAYEFLRSPEIGLAMVRGRAEGTGQPFNLGEMTIVRCVVQLVPSASGTPTNEEALTGFGYVAGRSLRHAELAAVCDALLQQVDWQDRVERQVIQPLQVSAQANRQAAAAEVESTRVNFFTLLRGEG
- the phnD gene encoding phosphonate ABC transporter substrate-binding protein, yielding MTYSTLTRVAARLTLLVTGAALIASCGGTPTPDESGSDTTATAEASGDACAPEIAEIDFGIISTESQTNLEELWEPFLALMSEEMGRPVNSFYATDYAGVIEAMGAGKIQIAWYGGKSYIEAAKRSGAEAFAQTVDSDGSKGYYAHLVTNVDNPIVSEIDLEAGDGDRYVIENAAELTFAFNDPNSTSGFLVPSYYVFAQNGVNPNEAFSELIFAGSHEATAQAVANNQVDVATNNSESMSRLQKTDAEAFEQVQIIWTSPLIPSDPIAYKSDLPDCLKEEFQDFFYNISDESVLGPLDWSRFDEAGDEDWNPIRELDIARKIEEIKNDGALSEDDKTAKIKELGKQLEELQ
- a CDS encoding permease, which translates into the protein MTAKVLTRFQRSLQQLDRVVLAIALIVLGLAFLVPTQVGPSLWFTLKNLWETILFLLLSIGIAAYATASGADNLIAKAFQGRLAVMIPLAAMFGAFSPFCSCGVIPLIAALLSMGVPVAAVMAFWLSSPLMDPSMFVLTVGTLGLHFAIAKTIATVGVGLLGGYGTSILIGSGWSSQAFANPLQAGVGNGGCGGNRVRNPKPVAWQYWQEAERRQKFWEGARKNAWFLGKWLALAFLLESLMIIYVPDGWIQTIAGDSSLRSILAAALVGIPAYLNGYAALPLVDGLIQQGMSPGAGMTFLLAGGATSIPAMIAVFALARRPVFMAYLGFAFLGSIVAGLLYTAVI